The following are encoded in a window of Geobacter metallireducens GS-15 genomic DNA:
- a CDS encoding DUF6361 family protein translates to MLEPALGWTVLSRDALRRAEAKLRNDEQGVRDEVGFLALHQGYANRFFPGTSVLQTRLRYILFVPWLYEEARNRNLSETPERAISRMEISLAGRLKRTGQDGVIGGRSYPGPTSQPASMVYWTALGTWGILRPTMSGTIPGRAVVNRMLVKRTMVPQLVDDDGEPTEEGLELFSSIPRPPKEWTDKSASLTFDIQPDEAAFLRRHLSAVTRPGTPDKTSLLSSLVERALPVEEIQSPWDRTVMAIADTDDRAALRRAGRASALAAIGRAIYSALVEELRERDGNETPSHHRKQILKTIPQYITPAKNLDISSVEQDIPGIPPQFTTLLRETQLWLNKGGHNYLDLLEVYQKAEIRRKGTRSRLPSTPAAKKRRAEWGIEDNTLAEPLSYRWYNVRRILSDLRSAS, encoded by the coding sequence ATGTTGGAGCCAGCATTAGGTTGGACGGTGCTATCTCGAGATGCTTTGAGGCGGGCCGAGGCGAAACTGCGTAACGATGAGCAGGGGGTACGAGACGAAGTCGGGTTCCTCGCACTTCACCAGGGATATGCGAACCGTTTTTTCCCTGGGACTTCAGTTCTCCAAACACGTCTAAGATACATCCTCTTTGTTCCATGGCTTTACGAAGAAGCACGGAATAGAAACCTGAGCGAAACACCGGAACGTGCCATTTCCCGTATGGAGATCAGCCTCGCAGGACGTTTAAAGAGAACCGGTCAAGATGGGGTTATCGGGGGGAGGTCTTACCCCGGTCCGACTTCTCAGCCTGCTTCTATGGTTTACTGGACAGCGCTGGGGACATGGGGGATTCTTCGCCCGACAATGTCGGGCACTATTCCTGGAAGGGCGGTTGTTAATCGAATGTTGGTGAAGCGCACTATGGTTCCTCAACTTGTAGATGACGATGGCGAACCTACCGAAGAAGGATTGGAGTTATTTTCAAGCATTCCAAGACCACCAAAAGAGTGGACGGATAAGAGCGCTTCTCTCACGTTTGATATACAGCCTGACGAGGCTGCGTTTCTACGGCGACATTTGAGTGCTGTTACCAGGCCCGGAACCCCAGACAAAACGTCATTGCTATCATCACTGGTTGAGCGAGCCCTGCCGGTGGAAGAAATTCAATCCCCTTGGGATCGTACGGTCATGGCTATTGCTGATACTGATGATCGTGCAGCGCTAAGACGAGCTGGACGAGCTTCCGCACTCGCTGCCATTGGCCGTGCGATCTATTCGGCACTTGTAGAAGAATTACGAGAACGTGATGGAAATGAAACGCCAAGTCACCACCGGAAACAAATTCTCAAGACTATCCCTCAGTACATAACTCCTGCGAAAAATCTTGATATTAGCTCCGTTGAGCAAGATATCCCGGGTATTCCACCACAATTCACCACACTTCTTCGCGAGACCCAATTGTGGCTGAATAAGGGAGGGCACAATTATTTGGATCTTCTGGAGGTTTATCAAAAGGCTGAAATACGTCGTAAGGGCACTAGGTCAAGATTACCTTCAACGCCTGCGGCCAAGAAACGTAGAGCGGAGTGGGGAATTGAAGACAATACTCTCGCCGAACCGCTTTCATACCGTTGGTACAACGTCCGAAGGATTCTGTCGGATTTAAGAAGTGCATCATGA
- a CDS encoding Wadjet anti-phage system protein JetD domain-containing protein — protein sequence MNQSSRQLLRKLLDAWQANPDRSRLVRLPITQARAPQYFEASLPEAKEAIHAGLLEAASAGTVALEWGRGYESHILKRITLTDGPGLANYLGMPLAAKQADDARSILETALSGRETWINEWVEDLLGKWSRNQSAAGMSPGDTASARLMVRALEAVVAGRHLNLDLRTFSTREFGDSKAMEGMLARFTSVWKKYHPTELTGEELLETLGLVRFPPPLLLSGPVVLKLSDRHLDCEGIRPFVGLPPQAIRGVSADKLPEYVLTVENLASFNRYAAEIRDNGLVLYTAGFPSPGLADFLRMLDVSLPSGMPFFHWGDIDEGGLKIFVYVQGLLRRTLQPHLMTVDLLASCGLPKPSLRVDEVKRTAEKYPAIALLAAAIISTDPPKTLEQENVNPFTPAVETQ from the coding sequence ATGAACCAGTCTAGCCGTCAACTCCTTAGGAAACTCCTCGATGCCTGGCAGGCTAATCCCGACCGTTCCCGATTGGTTCGACTGCCAATCACTCAAGCCAGGGCCCCACAATATTTTGAAGCGTCTCTTCCTGAAGCTAAGGAGGCCATTCACGCAGGGCTCCTTGAAGCAGCCTCGGCAGGGACAGTGGCGCTCGAATGGGGGAGAGGGTATGAAAGCCACATTCTGAAACGAATCACCCTGACAGATGGTCCTGGCTTAGCCAATTATCTGGGGATGCCGCTGGCTGCCAAGCAGGCAGATGATGCCCGCTCCATACTGGAAACGGCGCTCAGCGGGCGAGAAACTTGGATAAATGAATGGGTTGAGGACCTTCTCGGCAAGTGGAGCCGAAACCAGTCGGCCGCTGGCATGTCTCCGGGGGATACCGCGTCAGCCCGACTGATGGTCCGGGCATTGGAGGCGGTTGTCGCCGGCCGTCACCTCAATCTCGATCTGCGGACGTTCAGTACTCGCGAGTTCGGGGACTCCAAGGCTATGGAGGGTATGCTGGCACGATTTACGTCAGTCTGGAAAAAATACCATCCGACAGAGCTGACGGGCGAAGAGCTGTTAGAAACGCTTGGGCTGGTCAGATTTCCTCCTCCATTATTGCTTAGCGGGCCGGTTGTTTTGAAGCTTTCTGACCGTCACCTCGACTGCGAAGGCATTCGGCCTTTCGTGGGATTGCCACCTCAAGCTATTCGGGGAGTTTCGGCCGATAAGTTGCCAGAGTACGTTCTGACTGTAGAAAATCTTGCAAGCTTCAATCGTTATGCCGCCGAGATTCGAGATAACGGGCTTGTTCTTTATACAGCCGGCTTCCCCTCCCCAGGTCTTGCTGACTTTCTTCGGATGCTTGATGTCTCACTACCATCTGGAATGCCTTTTTTCCATTGGGGGGATATTGACGAGGGCGGACTGAAAATATTTGTCTACGTACAAGGGTTATTACGTCGGACCTTGCAACCTCATTTAATGACTGTTGATCTCCTTGCCTCGTGCGGTCTGCCAAAACCCAGCCTGCGGGTGGACGAAGTCAAACGGACGGCTGAGAAATATCCGGCTATCGCTTTATTGGCGGCTGCTATCATTTCGACAGACCCGCCAAAGACACTAGAACAGGAAAATGTTAATCCTTTCACGCCGGCTGTAGAAACCCAATGA